In Nostoc sp. GT001, a genomic segment contains:
- the dhaK gene encoding dihydroxyacetone kinase subunit DhaK, whose product MKKLINKPEDFVRESLEGMAAAHSDLIKLNHDPAFVYRADAPIQGKVAIISGGGSGHEPMHAGFVGKGMLDAACPGEVFTSPTPDQMLEAAKRVDGGSGILYIVKNYSGDVMNFEMATELARSEGIRSLNILIDDDVAVKDSLYTQGRRGVGTTILAEKICGAAAEAGYDLPQIANLCRRVNLNGRSMGIALTSCTVPANGTPTFELGDREIELGIGIHGEPGTERTTIKSVDEITEILTRSLIEDAAYSRTLREWDEDKGEWLDVELTNLPFAKGDRLLAFVNSMGGTPISELYIVYRKLAQICEQQGLQIVRNLIGPYITSLEMQGCSITLLKLDDEMIRLWDAPVKTPSWRWGIS is encoded by the coding sequence ATGAAAAAGCTGATCAACAAGCCGGAAGACTTTGTGCGGGAAAGTCTAGAAGGTATGGCGGCGGCTCATTCCGATTTAATTAAACTGAACCATGACCCTGCTTTTGTCTATCGAGCCGATGCACCTATACAGGGTAAAGTAGCAATTATTTCAGGTGGTGGCAGTGGACATGAACCCATGCACGCTGGCTTCGTGGGCAAAGGAATGCTTGATGCAGCTTGTCCTGGTGAGGTTTTCACTTCCCCTACTCCTGATCAAATGCTAGAAGCAGCCAAACGAGTAGATGGAGGCTCTGGTATCCTTTACATCGTCAAAAATTATAGTGGCGATGTGATGAACTTTGAAATGGCAACGGAGTTAGCCCGTAGTGAGGGCATTCGATCACTAAATATTTTGATTGATGACGATGTAGCAGTTAAGGATAGCCTCTATACCCAAGGACGTCGGGGTGTGGGAACAACAATACTGGCGGAAAAAATTTGTGGCGCTGCGGCTGAAGCAGGGTATGATTTGCCACAAATAGCAAATTTATGTCGTCGGGTAAATCTGAATGGGCGAAGTATGGGAATTGCTCTAACATCTTGTACAGTGCCAGCCAATGGAACACCAACATTTGAATTGGGCGATCGCGAAATTGAATTAGGTATCGGTATTCACGGTGAGCCAGGGACAGAACGTACAACTATTAAATCAGTAGACGAGATTACCGAAATTTTAACGCGATCGCTTATTGAGGATGCAGCATACAGCCGCACACTGCGCGAGTGGGATGAAGACAAAGGAGAATGGTTAGATGTAGAACTAACAAATCTACCATTTGCAAAAGGCGATCGCTTATTAGCTTTCGTCAATAGTATGGGTGGAACCCCGATTTCTGAACTGTATATTGTTTACCGCAAACTCGCTCAAATCTGCGAACAGCAAGGATTGCAAATTGTGCGAAACTTGATAGGCCCTTACATCACATCTCTAGAAATGCAAGGTTGCTCCATTACCCTGCTGAAATTAGATGATGAGATGATCCGCCTATGGGATGCACCAGTCAAAACACCAAGTTGGCGCTGGGGAATTTCATAA
- the dhaL gene encoding dihydroxyacetone kinase subunit DhaL, whose amino-acid sequence MVNQAQILQWLQAYATEIEQNKAYLTELDAAIGDADHGINMDRGFKKVSAQLPTLTDKDISSILKAVSMTLISSIGGASGPLYGTWFLRASTAVVGKQELTEQDVLEILQAGLDGVVQRGKAQLGDKTMVDVLSPSVAAFGQAVEESKGTLEAMQQAVVAAQKGLQETIPMQAKKGRASYLGERSIGHPDPGGTSAYLMLKSLLGVLET is encoded by the coding sequence ATGGTGAATCAAGCGCAGATATTGCAATGGTTGCAGGCTTATGCAACCGAGATAGAGCAGAATAAAGCATATTTGACAGAATTAGATGCTGCGATCGGAGATGCTGACCACGGGATCAATATGGATCGCGGCTTTAAAAAGGTAAGCGCTCAGTTACCAACTCTTACAGACAAGGACATCAGCAGCATTCTTAAAGCTGTGAGTATGACCTTAATTTCTTCTATTGGCGGTGCTAGTGGTCCTCTTTATGGCACCTGGTTTTTACGAGCCAGTACAGCAGTAGTTGGTAAGCAAGAATTAACAGAACAAGATGTTTTAGAAATACTCCAAGCAGGCTTAGACGGCGTGGTGCAACGTGGCAAAGCGCAACTAGGAGACAAAACAATGGTGGATGTGCTGTCTCCATCTGTAGCCGCTTTTGGGCAAGCTGTAGAAGAAAGTAAGGGAACGCTGGAAGCTATGCAACAGGCTGTAGTAGCAGCTCAAAAAGGGTTGCAGGAAACTATACCAATGCAAGCGAAAAAGGGACGGGCTAGCTACCTGGGAGAACGGAGTATCGGACATCCAGACCCAGGAGGGACTTCTGCTTATTTGATGTTGAAAAGTTTGTTAGGGGTATTGGAAACCTAA